The DNA sequence CTCTCCACTTTCTCGGCCGTAAAGCTCTTCACCACCGCGTGGCCGCTGAAGGCTTCCTGCAAAATCTGGCTCATCTCGGCCGCGTGGTCCTGCGCGCTGCGTGTCGACCGGCGGATTCGCTTGCCCAGCCGCGCCGTCGGCAGCAGCACGAAGGGCAGCACCGTCGTCGAAACCAGGGCCAGCACCCAGTCGCTTTGAAACAGGACATAGATCATGCCGAACGCCGCGAATACCTGGCGCAGCCAGTCCGCCAGCATCTGCGACACAGCCAGTTGGATCTTCTCGATGTCGGTCATCAACGACGACATCAGCCGGCCGGTGGAGTGGCTGCTGAAGAACTCGTGCTCCTCACCCACCACCTTGTCGAAGGCCTGCTGGCGCAGATCGGTCACCGCTGAGAGGCCCGAGTAGCTCACCAGGTAGTTGCCGAAGTAGTCGGCAATGCCCTTGAGAAGAAAGACAACCAGAATGGCGACAGCCACCAGGGTCCAGACGTTGTGGATGTTGAAGGGAATGATCTGGTCGAGGTAAAGGTGAATCCCGGTGAAAGCGGGAAAGGGTATGGCGACGCGGGTATCGGCGGAGTCGGGCTGCAGCACACGGTCGAAGATCGGTTTCAGCAGGATGGGCAGCATCGTCCGCCCGACACCGGAGATCACCATCAGGACGACCGCGAGAATGAGAGCCGGCGTGTAGCGCCTCGCGTACCCAAGCAGGCGGACCAACTCCCTCACTGCGCCACCCCCCGCAGCCGTTCCACGGCGGCGATGGCGTCTTCCACCGGTACGCCGGCCAGACCGCCAGGGTTGGAAAGAATCTGGCTTCGTGTTCTCCAGGGCGCCCAGATTACAGGATCGGATGTTCCGTAAAGCACAACCACCGGTACTCCAAAGGCGGCCGCCATGTGAGCAGGGCCGCTGTCGTTTCCCACGAAGAGCTCCGCGCCGGAGAGCAGCGACTTCACCTCTTCCAGAGGAGCGCCGGCCAGCATCTCAAACCCGGAAAAGGCGGAAAGATCGTCGCCCGGACCGCCGATGATCACGGGCGGCAGCCCCGACTCGCGCAGATGCCCGGCGAGGACCAGGAAGCGACTGACCGGCCATGTCTTGTCGACAGCGGAGGCCATCGGATGCACCACCGCGTATGCGGCGCGCCGAGGCGGAGGCGCGCAGAACAGGCGCGCGCGGGGAATGTCACTGGAAGGCACACCCAGATAGAACACGGCCGAAGCCAAATGTTCCGCAGTATGCACCACTCGTTCTTCGCCCAGGATCTGCTGGGCTCGCGGAATGTGGATGTTGTAAACCCACTGTTGACGGAAATGGCCGAAACCGGCGCGGTGCGGCGCCAGCGACAGCCCGGTCAACGCCGCGCTGCGTGATCCGCCGTGAAAGTTAATGGCCAGGGTGGGATGAAAACCGAGAACCGCGCGTTTCGAGGGAGGGAGGATGGCCGTCACGTCGGGGTTGCCGGAGAAGAGCTGCGCGAAGCGGCCTTCCACCACGACGGCGATCTCCAGGTCTGGACGGTGCTGCTTTAGCAGTGATACGGCGGGGGTCGTCAGAACACAGTCACCCAAGGATCTGAGCCGCACAACCAGAACCCGTGCGCCGGGGGGCAACTGCTCGACGACGGATGGCATGGGCGCGCCGCGGTGAGGCGCTACTCCTCGACCCGTGCTTCATCCACCAGCATGACTGGGATGTCGTCGCGGATCGGGTAGACCCGATGGCACGCCGGGCATTTCAGGCCACTCTTGTCTTCGGTCAGCGCCACGGATTCCTTGCAGACCGGGCACACCAGAATCTCCAGCAGTTCTTGACTGACAGCCATGGGATTTCAATCAATTGTAGCAATCCGCAACCATGGACGGCACGACGATTCTCGCTCAGGGCCGGACTTCACAGCGCGCCTTCAGCGCCTCATTCATGGCCCGGAAGCCGACCTCCGTACGGTCGAGCATGCCGGCGAACAGCGGGCCCACCAGCAATCCGGAGAAGTGCTCTGATTGCTTCAGTTTGGTCCGGCCATCGCCGATGGGCTCCAGCAGGAACCGGTGCTCGCCGGTGAATATGCCGGGCACCGCCAGACCGCCGCGCCAGGCAAGCTCGCGGTTCGGTGTGATGGTGACGATCCTCACCACGAAGTCCATTTCACTGTCGCCGGGTGGCCGTACGGTTACGTGCAGTTTCTCGCCGTCGGACAATGTCCCCGAGAGTGTAAGGATGAACGGATTCCACATCGCGTAGTTGCCGGTGTCGGTGAGGATGCGCCACACCGCCTCAGGTGGTGCCGCGATAGTGATTTCCGTGTCAATCGTGCGGTCTTCGTGCGTGATGGTGAGGCCAATCCAACAGAAGAAGATCACCAGGCAGAACGCCAGAACAAAAAGTGGGAACCCGCGAGGCATGGAGGTGTTCTCCGATTATAATCACGGGCCTCGCCGGTCCGTGCATCGTGGTGGGTTCGCGTTCGTATACTGAAGGCATGCCGAAGTGGACTTGCGTCCCCCTGGGAAGCCGGCTCGTGCTGTTCGTCGAAGCCGAAGGCGACGTGCTGCGCCGCGCGTGGTTTGAGAAGCGGGCCGAGGATCTGCCGCCTGGATGGACCGCCGAAGATCGCGACGACACTCTTCCCGTCCTGGCGGAAGCGCGTCGACAATTGCAGGAGTATGTGGCGGGACGGCTGCGGCACTTTACTGTACCTTTCCGGCTGGATGGCACGGCATTCCAGCAGGAAGTCTGGCGGCAGTTGACGCAGATTCCCTGCGGCGAGGTGCGGAGCTACGCCAACGTCGCGCAGGCGATCGGCCGGCCCAAGGCGGTTCGCGCCGTCGGCGCCGCCAACGGCAGCAACCCGTTGCCGGTGTTTGTTCCCTGTCACCGGGTGATCGGCAGTGACGGGTCGCTCACCGGGTTCTCGGCCGGACTGGAAGTGAAACGGGCTTTGCTGGCTTTGGAAGGCGCGCCTGTTCAGCAGGGGCTGCCGCTGGGCGAGGAGTAGGCGCGCTACTTCATTGCCTTGTGGATGAGCGCCAGCAAATTGGCTTCGTCCGTAATTTCCAGCCTCAAGCTGATCGCGGTGACATTGCACGCGCGTGCCAGGTCGGGGTCGATGTTCAGCAGATCCTTCTCCGTGGTCAGCAACACTTGGGAACGCATGGCCAGCGGTTGCAGGTCTTGCTCCTCGTAGTGATGATGATCGGGAAACTCCATAAAGAATTCTACGTTTAGCCCCAGTTCCTTCAACGTCCTTCGGAAGCTCTCCGGCTGGCCCAACCCGCAGAATGCGCCCACCGTGGTGCCGGGCGGAATGGGCGGCGCCTCCGCCACGGAACGTGCCAGGAAGATGGGTACGTGCTGGTTGTGGCGGCGAATCTCGACGTTCAAACCCAAATACGAGCGGCCGGGCTCGGTGCGGGTGATGACCACGGCTCCGGCCCGTTTCAAGGCAGAGAAAGGCTCGCGCAGGGTCCCGCCCGGGAAAAGTCCGTCGCGGAACGGATCCAGCGCATCGATCAGGACGATGTCGAGGTCGCGGTGCAGGCGCCAGCTTTGGAAGCCGTCGTCCAGGACTACGACATCAAACGGGTACCGCTTGGCCAGGGCTTCGCGGGCGGCCCGGCGATCGGCACCGACGCCAACAGCGGCGTGGCCCGACCACAGGACGAGTTGCGCTTCTTCGCCGGTTCGTTCCACGGGTACGGTCTCGCTGGGCAGGGCCGTGACAATGGGTTCGCTCGATGCACGTCGATAGCCGCGCATCAGTACGGCAGGGTGATGTTGTTCTTTAGAAAGATGCTGGCATAGCCATAAAACAAAAGGCGTTTTTGCGCTTCCTCCCATGGCCAGGTTGCCGACGCTGATCACCGGCTGGGTGGGGAGGTCGAGGGAAAGACTCTTGATGCCACGATCGACGGCCATGCCTGCCCGCCAGAGCCAACTGAGCGGATTCCAGCGGGTTGGGCGGACGAGGGCTGCATCATAGGCGTGGACAACCGCGCTGACCGCTCGGGCGGTGGCTCCGCGGCGTTCGTCCGAGAGCTGCCTGCCAATCTCGCCCATCTCGCGGTTGTAGAGCAGTTTCGAGACGGTCAAAGCCAAATCCGCCGGATCGCGAACGGTGGCCACCGCGCCCGCGGCCCGGAAGGCTGTGGCGATCTCCGAGAAGTTCTCCATGTGGGGGCCGGTCACCACAGGTGCGCCAAAGGCGGCCGGTTCCAGGATGTTGTGGCCTCCCCGGTGGGGGAACGTGCCACCCATGAAGACGACGTCGGCGACGCGGAACAGGCCGCTCAGTTCGCCGATGGTGTCGACGAGCAGTACTGATGTCGGAGCGTCGCCGAGTTTCGAACGCCTCTGGAATGGGATGCCACGTGCGGTGAGTTTGGCGGCGGCTTCGTCGAAACGCTCCGGCCGGCGAGGTACGAGAATCAGCAGGAGGCGCGGGTAGCGCTCCTGTAATTGCTGGAAGGTGTCGAGAACGATGTCGTCTTCATCGGGGTCGTCCGGTTCGGCGGGCGGCATGGTGGACGCGGCGATCCAGATTCGCTCGGGATCCGTGCGGCGCAGCCAGTTCTGGATGGCGGGTGCTATCGTGGCCGTTTCGGGATCAAAGTCATACTTTAAATTACCTGCGGTAATTGCCTGAATAGCACCAAGTTGTTCATACCGTGAACAGGCAATTGCATCCTGGGCCAGAATGGCATCCGGCCAAGAAAGAGCAGCCTGGAAGAACCAGCGGAAGCGCAGGTATTTGGGCAGGGCTTTGTCGGAGATACGCCCATTGATCACCAGAAGGCGTGCGCCGGAACGGCAAGTTTCCCGATAGAGATTGGGCCAGATCTCGGTCTCCATCACGACAACCACGGACGGTTTCAGAGAGCGGAGCACGCGACGTACTGCAAAGCGATAGTCGATGGGAGCGTAGAAGACTCCGTCGGCCAGGCCTTCCAGCTTCTGCTCGGCCATGGCGCGTCCAGCCAATGTCGTGCAGGACACATAGATGGGTGCGTAGGGCAATTCCTGTTTGAGGCGCTTCAACAGACCAACAGCCGTAATCGCCTCACCGACGGAAACGGCGTGCAACCAGATGGCGCCGGGTACCGTCCGGTGCAGG is a window from the uncultured Paludibaculum sp. genome containing:
- a CDS encoding SRPBCC domain-containing protein, which translates into the protein MPRGFPLFVLAFCLVIFFCWIGLTITHEDRTIDTEITIAAPPEAVWRILTDTGNYAMWNPFILTLSGTLSDGEKLHVTVRPPGDSEMDFVVRIVTITPNRELAWRGGLAVPGIFTGEHRFLLEPIGDGRTKLKQSEHFSGLLVGPLFAGMLDRTEVGFRAMNEALKARCEVRP
- a CDS encoding Trm112 family protein; its protein translation is MAVSQELLEILVCPVCKESVALTEDKSGLKCPACHRVYPIRDDIPVMLVDEARVEE
- the lpxK gene encoding tetraacyldisaccharide 4'-kinase, with protein sequence MRAKLIYLLYWTLQALAFPFLLLYLALRIHRNSAYANRVSERFGFLPRPLHRTVPGAIWLHAVSVGEAITAVGLLKRLKQELPYAPIYVSCTTLAGRAMAEQKLEGLADGVFYAPIDYRFAVRRVLRSLKPSVVVVMETEIWPNLYRETCRSGARLLVINGRISDKALPKYLRFRWFFQAALSWPDAILAQDAIACSRYEQLGAIQAITAGNLKYDFDPETATIAPAIQNWLRRTDPERIWIAASTMPPAEPDDPDEDDIVLDTFQQLQERYPRLLLILVPRRPERFDEAAAKLTARGIPFQRRSKLGDAPTSVLLVDTIGELSGLFRVADVVFMGGTFPHRGGHNILEPAAFGAPVVTGPHMENFSEIATAFRAAGAVATVRDPADLALTVSKLLYNREMGEIGRQLSDERRGATARAVSAVVHAYDAALVRPTRWNPLSWLWRAGMAVDRGIKSLSLDLPTQPVISVGNLAMGGSAKTPFVLWLCQHLSKEQHHPAVLMRGYRRASSEPIVTALPSETVPVERTGEEAQLVLWSGHAAVGVGADRRAAREALAKRYPFDVVVLDDGFQSWRLHRDLDIVLIDALDPFRDGLFPGGTLREPFSALKRAGAVVITRTEPGRSYLGLNVEIRRHNQHVPIFLARSVAEAPPIPPGTTVGAFCGLGQPESFRRTLKELGLNVEFFMEFPDHHHYEEQDLQPLAMRSQVLLTTEKDLLNIDPDLARACNVTAISLRLEITDEANLLALIHKAMK
- a CDS encoding methylated-DNA--[protein]-cysteine S-methyltransferase translates to MPKWTCVPLGSRLVLFVEAEGDVLRRAWFEKRAEDLPPGWTAEDRDDTLPVLAEARRQLQEYVAGRLRHFTVPFRLDGTAFQQEVWRQLTQIPCGEVRSYANVAQAIGRPKAVRAVGAANGSNPLPVFVPCHRVIGSDGSLTGFSAGLEVKRALLALEGAPVQQGLPLGEE
- a CDS encoding glycosyltransferase family 9 protein; translation: MPSVVEQLPPGARVLVVRLRSLGDCVLTTPAVSLLKQHRPDLEIAVVVEGRFAQLFSGNPDVTAILPPSKRAVLGFHPTLAINFHGGSRSAALTGLSLAPHRAGFGHFRQQWVYNIHIPRAQQILGEERVVHTAEHLASAVFYLGVPSSDIPRARLFCAPPPRRAAYAVVHPMASAVDKTWPVSRFLVLAGHLRESGLPPVIIGGPGDDLSAFSGFEMLAGAPLEEVKSLLSGAELFVGNDSGPAHMAAAFGVPVVVLYGTSDPVIWAPWRTRSQILSNPGGLAGVPVEDAIAAVERLRGVAQ